In the Suricata suricatta isolate VVHF042 unplaced genomic scaffold, meerkat_22Aug2017_6uvM2_HiC HiC_scaffold_43910, whole genome shotgun sequence genome, GCCGCTCCAGGTCACTCCTGATCTCGGCCAGCTGGGACTCCACGTTGGTGATCATGCACTGCACCTGGGACAGCTGGGAGCTGTAGCGTGCCTCGGTCTCCGTCAGCGTGTTCTCCAGGGAGTCCCTCTGTGTGGGGAACATACAGAATGTCACACAGCCGCTTCTCAAGGGGCATCTTCATGGAATCCCAGAGAAGTCCCAGGCTTCACAAGGTAAGGAGACTGTGGGCGATACCCTGAACAACACCCACCAGGTTGTGCTGGGCCTGCAGCTCGATCTCCAGGGCGTTGACCGTGCGTCGCAGCTCAATGATCTCCGCCTGGCAGGACTGCAGCTGCTCTGCACTGGACACCACCTGCTTGTTCAGCTCCTCGGTCTGAAACAGCACAGGGGACAGGACAGGGTCAGACCCTGCCTCAAGGGCCCCCAAGGGGCTGAGGGTCCCGGGCAGCCGTGTGCTGAGATGCTTACCTGGGTGGTGAACCATTCCTCCACGTCCCTGCGGTTGGTCTCC is a window encoding:
- the LOC115285133 gene encoding keratin, type I cuticular Ha1-like, producing VNTLRCQIGDRLNVEVDAAPTVDLNRVLNETRSQYEALVETNRRDVEEWFTTQTEELNKQVVSSAEQLQSCQAEIIELRRTVNALEIELQAQHNLRDSLENTLTETEARYSSQLSQVQCMITNVESQLAEIRSDLE